The stretch of DNA CTTCATAGAGGAGGTCGTTGTCCGCTCCCCCCGGCGTATCAAGGATGAGGATCTGGAAGTCCTTTCTTGCTGCGGTAAGCAAGGCCTGAAGTTCCCGCGGTCCAAAGGCTTCCGAAAGCTCCGGGCGGGCCGGGCTCAGTAGTACGCGCGCCCCCGTCGGCCGGTGGATGACCATGGCCCCCAGCAAGGTCTCCTGGGTCAAGCCGTCTTTCAAGACAGGCATCAGTTCCTGGAGTCCCGGTCCATCGAGGAGGTCCAGGAAGAGCCCGGCATCTCCGCCGGCCACGTCGAGGTCGATCAGCCCGACTTTCAGCTTCGACCGCTCGGCCAGAGCGGCGGCCAGGTTGCAGGCGATGAAGGTTTTCCCCACGCCTCCCTTAGGACCGCAGACGACCACGACTTGCTGAGGAAGGACCTCGGGGACAGCGGCGACCCGGGGCGCCGGACCATTAGCCTGATCGGTCTGGGCGGCGATCCTCAGCCTCCGAATGTCGGCCGCCTCGCCGCCTCCGGCCCGGTCGCTCAGCCCTTCGGCGGGACCCCAGTTGGGTTGGTTTCTGGCCAGGGACACGGCGCCACCCCCCAGTTGTGGATCGGTAGCCGACTGTGGTTCACGTTCCCCCGACAAGGTCCTCCGTGGTGATCCCGGAGTCCTCGGTCCACGCCGGCTCGTAGCCGTCGATGGCCAGGTAGAGCAGGCCATCCTCGGCGGCCAGGGCGATGACCCGGGCCTCCGCCTCAGTGACGGCGACGATCACCCCGACCGGCAGGGCGTCGCCCGCGCCCGGCTTGGCGCTGCTGCCCCGTTCATCCCGGATGTCGAGGACCTCGAGACCGCGGGCCACTGTTCGACTGCAGTTCGTCCCGGTCTTTTGCTCGCTGGCGACGAAGATGATGTCGACCCTGTCCCCCACCCTGACCGCCCCGCCGGCCGCCCTGGCCAAGCTGGAGGGAACCAAAAAGGCCCGCTGGTTCGGCGCCAGCCGGCTGAGGAAACTGCCATCGCCCGCATCCCCTGAGACCTCGACGGTCAGAATCTGCTCACCGGCCACGAACGCCTCCAGGGCGAACTTGCCCACGACCTGCTCCCTGGCCACGGCAGCCTTCGCATGGGCGGCTTTGACCGGCAGGGCGAGGACCCGGATATCGTCGGCCTCGATCTTCTGGTAGCGGCCGATCTGTCCGGCCGCCACGACCACCGGGACCGTTCGCTGGACCCGAGCCAGAAGGTCGAAGGTCAGGCCTGAAGCCAAGAGCGCGGATACCACAGCCAACAGCAGATACCGCTTGGGGTTCAACCCCGCCACCTCGCGGTTTTCTGCGCGGGCTCTGTATCCGCGCTCGCAATTCGTCCGGTCCCTAGGGAAAGTCGGCCCGTTGCTCCGCTCGCTCGCCGCCGACGCCGGGCCCTCGTT from Bacillota bacterium encodes:
- a CDS encoding P-loop NTPase, which gives rise to MSLARNQPNWGPAEGLSDRAGGGEAADIRRLRIAAQTDQANGPAPRVAAVPEVLPQQVVVVCGPKGGVGKTFIACNLAAALAERSKLKVGLIDLDVAGGDAGLFLDLLDGPGLQELMPVLKDGLTQETLLGAMVIHRPTGARVLLSPARPELSEAFGPRELQALLTAARKDFQILILDTPGGADNDLLYEAIEGASLIVLVTSPDATSLRRCRVLIDLLKRLNVPLDERLKVVMNRADPAGRITPAGAQAFLGVRLLAVVAEDRKVVDASLFEGIPAVLTHRQHPVSLSLMKVANEVCPIFAETARPNRLALALPGRRRGP
- the cpaB gene encoding Flp pilus assembly protein CpaB produces the protein MNPKRYLLLAVVSALLASGLTFDLLARVQRTVPVVVAAGQIGRYQKIEADDIRVLALPVKAAHAKAAVAREQVVGKFALEAFVAGEQILTVEVSGDAGDGSFLSRLAPNQRAFLVPSSLARAAGGAVRVGDRVDIIFVASEQKTGTNCSRTVARGLEVLDIRDERGSSAKPGAGDALPVGVIVAVTEAEARVIALAAEDGLLYLAIDGYEPAWTEDSGITTEDLVGGT